Proteins from a single region of Streptomyces spectabilis:
- a CDS encoding bifunctional transcriptional activator/DNA repair enzyme AdaA, which produces MNDLDTRYEAVRSRDARFDGEFFFAVSTTGIYCRPSCPAVTPKRQNVKFYPTAAAAQSQGFRACRRCRPDAVPGSAEWNVRADVVGRAMRMIGDGVVDREGVGGLAVRLGYSARQVQRQLTAEVGAGPVALARAQRAHTARVLLQTTDLPVTEIAFAAGFASVRQFNDTIRAVYALTPTALRAAAPKRGGGRATPAAGIPLRLAYRGPYQTVAAFDLLADEALPGVEDMRGERGTRTYRRTLRLPHASGIVAVEERDPRRRGDAGQGGWLEARLHLTDLRDLTTAVQRLRGLFDLDADPYAVDDRLGAHARLAPLVRARPGLRSPGAADPEEFAIRAAVGPEAAARIVAEHGTPLASPCGALTHVFPEPAALADRLPLAAALAEGVVRLDAGVDRDDAERRLLAVDGVDATAAAVIRMRALGDPDVALPGERVDDAWRPWRSYAVRHLRAQARTEPSGPSVTG; this is translated from the coding sequence GTGAACGATCTCGACACCAGGTACGAAGCCGTCCGCAGTCGCGATGCCCGGTTCGACGGGGAGTTCTTCTTCGCCGTGTCCACGACCGGGATCTACTGTCGGCCGAGCTGTCCCGCCGTGACGCCCAAGCGGCAGAACGTGAAGTTCTATCCGACGGCCGCCGCCGCGCAGAGCCAGGGTTTCCGGGCCTGTCGGCGGTGCCGCCCGGACGCCGTGCCGGGGTCCGCGGAGTGGAACGTACGCGCGGACGTCGTGGGCCGCGCCATGCGGATGATCGGCGACGGGGTCGTGGACCGCGAGGGCGTGGGCGGGCTCGCGGTGCGGCTCGGGTACAGCGCCCGGCAGGTGCAGCGCCAGCTCACCGCCGAGGTGGGCGCGGGCCCCGTCGCGCTCGCCCGGGCACAGCGCGCGCACACCGCGCGCGTGCTGCTCCAGACCACCGACCTGCCGGTCACGGAGATCGCGTTCGCGGCGGGCTTCGCGAGCGTGCGGCAGTTCAACGACACCATCCGCGCCGTGTACGCGCTGACGCCGACCGCCCTGCGCGCCGCCGCGCCCAAGCGGGGCGGCGGCCGGGCCACGCCCGCCGCGGGCATCCCGCTGCGGCTCGCCTACCGCGGGCCCTACCAGACCGTCGCCGCCTTCGACCTGCTGGCCGACGAGGCGCTGCCCGGCGTGGAGGACATGCGCGGCGAGCGCGGCACCCGCACCTACCGGCGCACGCTGCGCCTCCCGCACGCCTCGGGCATCGTGGCCGTCGAGGAGCGCGACCCGCGCAGGCGCGGCGACGCCGGGCAGGGCGGCTGGCTCGAAGCCCGGCTGCACCTGACGGACCTGCGGGACCTGACCACGGCCGTGCAGCGGCTGCGCGGTCTGTTCGACCTGGACGCCGACCCGTACGCCGTCGACGACCGGCTCGGCGCGCACGCCCGCCTCGCGCCGTTGGTGCGGGCCCGGCCGGGGCTGCGGTCGCCGGGCGCAGCGGACCCCGAGGAGTTCGCGATCCGCGCGGCCGTGGGCCCGGAGGCCGCCGCGCGGATCGTCGCGGAGCACGGCACGCCGCTGGCGTCCCCGTGCGGCGCGCTCACGCACGTCTTCCCCGAGCCCGCGGCCCTGGCCGACCGCCTTCCGCTCGCGGCCGCGCTCGCCGAGGGCGTCGTACGCCTGGACGCGGGCGTGGACCGCGACGACGCCGAGCGGCGGCTGCTCGCCGTGGACGGCGTGGACGCGACGGCGGCCGCCGTCATCCGCATGCGGGCGCTGGGTGACCCGGACGTGGCCCTGCCGGGGGAGCGGGTGGACGACGCGTGGCGGCCCTGGCGGTCGTACGCGGTGCGGCACTTGCGCGCGCAGGCGCGTACGGAGCCGTCAGGGCCGTCGGTCACCGGCTGA